One Equus asinus isolate D_3611 breed Donkey chromosome 19, EquAss-T2T_v2, whole genome shotgun sequence genomic region harbors:
- the WNT6 gene encoding protein Wnt-6 isoform X2: protein MDPTSICRKARRLAGRQAELCQAEPEVVAELARGARLGVRECQFQFRFRRWNCSSHSKAFGRILQQDIRETAFVFAITAAGASHAVTQACSMGELLQCGCQAPRGRAPPRPPGLPGTPGPPGPAGSPDGSAAWEWGGCGDDVDFGDEKSRLFMDARHKRGRGDIRALVQLHNNEAGRLAVRSHTRTECKCHGLSGSCALRTCWQKLPPFREVGARLLERFHGASRVMGTNDGKALLPAVRTLKPPGRADLLYAADSPDFCAPNRRTGSPGTRGRACNSSAPDLSGCDLLCCGRGHRQESVQLEENCLCRFHWCCVVQCHRCRVHKELSLCL, encoded by the exons ATGGACCCTACCAGCATCTGCAGGAAGGCACGGCGGCTGGCAGGTCGGCAGGCTGAGTTGTGCCAGGCCGAGCCAGAAGTGGTGGCTGAGCTGGCCCGGGGCGCCCGACTAGGGGTGCGAGAGTGCCAGTTCCAGTTTCGGTTCCGCCGCTGGAACTGCTCCAGCCACAGCAAGGCCTTCGGGCGCATCCTGCAGCAGG ACATCCGGGAGACGGCCTTCGTGTTCGCCATAACGGCGGCGGGTGCCAGCCACGCGGTCACGCAGGCCTGCTCCATGGGCGAGCTGCTGCAATGCGGCTGCCAGGCGCCCCGGGGGcgcgccccaccccgcccccctgGCCTGCCAGGCACCCCGGGGCCCCCTGGCCCTGCGGGCTCCCCGGATGGCAGCGCCGCCTGGGAGTGGGGAGGCTGCGGCGACGACGTGGACTTCGGGGATGAGAAGTCGAGGCTCTTTATGGATGCGCGGCACAAGCGGGGACGCGGAGACATCCGTGCATTGGTGCAGCTTCACAACAACGAGGCAGGCCGGCTG gctgTGCGGAGCCATACGCGCACCGAGTGCAAGTGCCACGGGCTGTCGGGCTCGTGCGCGCTGCGCACCTGCTGGCAGAAGCTGCCCCCGTTCCGCGAGGTGGGCGCGCGGCTGCTCGAGCGCTTCCACGGTGCCTCGCGTGTCATGGGCACCAACGACGGCAAGGCTCTGCTGCCCGCCGTCCGCACTCTCAAGCCGCCGGGCCGCGCCGACCTGCTCTACGCCGCCGACTCGCCCGACTTCTGCGCCCCCAACCGGCGCACCGGCTCGCCCGGCACGCGCGGCCGCGCCTGCAACAGCAGTGCCCCGGACCTCAGCGGCTGCGACCTGCTGTGCTGCGGCCGCGGGCACCGCCAGGAGAGTGTGCAGCTCGAGGAGAACTGCCTGTGTCGCTTCCACTGGTGCTGCGTAGTGCAGTGCCACCGCTGCCGCGTGCACAAGGagctcagcctctgcctctga
- the WNT6 gene encoding protein Wnt-6 isoform X1, translating to MLPPAPSRLGLLLLLLLCPAHVGGLWWAVGSPLVMDPTSICRKARRLAGRQAELCQAEPEVVAELARGARLGVRECQFQFRFRRWNCSSHSKAFGRILQQDIRETAFVFAITAAGASHAVTQACSMGELLQCGCQAPRGRAPPRPPGLPGTPGPPGPAGSPDGSAAWEWGGCGDDVDFGDEKSRLFMDARHKRGRGDIRALVQLHNNEAGRLAVRSHTRTECKCHGLSGSCALRTCWQKLPPFREVGARLLERFHGASRVMGTNDGKALLPAVRTLKPPGRADLLYAADSPDFCAPNRRTGSPGTRGRACNSSAPDLSGCDLLCCGRGHRQESVQLEENCLCRFHWCCVVQCHRCRVHKELSLCL from the exons ATGCTGCCGCCCGCGCCCTCCCGCCtcgggctgctgctgctgctgctcctgtgtCCGGCGCACGTCGGCGGACTGTGGTG GGCCGTGGGCAGCCCCTTGGTCATGGACCCTACCAGCATCTGCAGGAAGGCACGGCGGCTGGCAGGTCGGCAGGCTGAGTTGTGCCAGGCCGAGCCAGAAGTGGTGGCTGAGCTGGCCCGGGGCGCCCGACTAGGGGTGCGAGAGTGCCAGTTCCAGTTTCGGTTCCGCCGCTGGAACTGCTCCAGCCACAGCAAGGCCTTCGGGCGCATCCTGCAGCAGG ACATCCGGGAGACGGCCTTCGTGTTCGCCATAACGGCGGCGGGTGCCAGCCACGCGGTCACGCAGGCCTGCTCCATGGGCGAGCTGCTGCAATGCGGCTGCCAGGCGCCCCGGGGGcgcgccccaccccgcccccctgGCCTGCCAGGCACCCCGGGGCCCCCTGGCCCTGCGGGCTCCCCGGATGGCAGCGCCGCCTGGGAGTGGGGAGGCTGCGGCGACGACGTGGACTTCGGGGATGAGAAGTCGAGGCTCTTTATGGATGCGCGGCACAAGCGGGGACGCGGAGACATCCGTGCATTGGTGCAGCTTCACAACAACGAGGCAGGCCGGCTG gctgTGCGGAGCCATACGCGCACCGAGTGCAAGTGCCACGGGCTGTCGGGCTCGTGCGCGCTGCGCACCTGCTGGCAGAAGCTGCCCCCGTTCCGCGAGGTGGGCGCGCGGCTGCTCGAGCGCTTCCACGGTGCCTCGCGTGTCATGGGCACCAACGACGGCAAGGCTCTGCTGCCCGCCGTCCGCACTCTCAAGCCGCCGGGCCGCGCCGACCTGCTCTACGCCGCCGACTCGCCCGACTTCTGCGCCCCCAACCGGCGCACCGGCTCGCCCGGCACGCGCGGCCGCGCCTGCAACAGCAGTGCCCCGGACCTCAGCGGCTGCGACCTGCTGTGCTGCGGCCGCGGGCACCGCCAGGAGAGTGTGCAGCTCGAGGAGAACTGCCTGTGTCGCTTCCACTGGTGCTGCGTAGTGCAGTGCCACCGCTGCCGCGTGCACAAGGagctcagcctctgcctctga